Proteins encoded within one genomic window of Porphyromonadaceae bacterium W3.11:
- a CDS encoding DNA topoisomerase 3 has product MTTCIIAEKPSVARDIARIVGANRKEEGYIEGSGYLVTWAIGHLVTLAMPEVYGFREYRADDLPILPNPHQLVVRQVRKDKEYHDDPSAIKQLKVIRHCFTEADQIIVATDAGREGELIFRYIYHYLGCQKPFQRLWISSLTDKAIQEGLAHLKSGRQYDNLYLSAKARSEADWCVGINASRALSIARRGGYSLGRVQTPTLAMICSRYLANKAFQSVPYWKLTASVSHTDLTIRANSQEQYDNEADAQSMLAQLRTHGSLTVTKVTRKVTETPPPLLYDLTALQKEANSRHGFSADKTLSIAQSLYEKKVTTYPRTGSRYISEDIFEEVPKLITKVRKQTIPTNLNRQSVDDSKVTDHHAIIPTGEEYPMLSADEQTIYTMIAHRFVEAFLPPSQEERMQVEMTDGTHHFVWKGQRPVSLGWKVVQDKSNNERKEGEEEELEKLPTILEGETLPLQSAELLKQSTKPKPLYTEATLLSAMEHAGKEVGDTESKKALAECGIGTPATRANIIETLILRDYVRREKKSLVPTDKGLVVYEIVKEMKIANAEMTGNWELSLTAIEAGALEIGEFEKGIKEYTRQICTELLALTAPTKQYPTYKCPKCGKESFAIYNKVAKCKDDTCGFKVFRQLCGTFLSDSNIQDLITKGKTPILKGMTSKAGKKFNARLVLREDFTTAFEFEARDKKSKK; this is encoded by the coding sequence GAAGTGTACGGATTTCGTGAGTATCGAGCTGATGACCTGCCGATACTCCCCAATCCCCACCAATTAGTAGTGCGACAAGTCCGTAAGGATAAAGAGTACCACGATGACCCGTCAGCCATCAAACAACTTAAGGTGATTCGTCACTGCTTCACCGAGGCAGACCAAATCATTGTGGCTACCGATGCAGGACGAGAGGGAGAGCTTATCTTCCGCTACATCTACCACTACTTAGGTTGTCAAAAGCCATTTCAAAGGCTTTGGATTTCCTCATTGACCGATAAGGCTATCCAAGAGGGGCTTGCCCATCTAAAGTCAGGCAGGCAGTACGACAACCTTTACCTTTCAGCCAAAGCAAGGAGCGAAGCGGACTGGTGCGTGGGTATCAATGCCAGTAGAGCCTTGTCTATTGCAAGGCGTGGCGGTTACTCATTGGGACGAGTGCAGACACCCACTTTGGCTATGATTTGTTCTCGTTACCTAGCGAACAAAGCGTTTCAGTCGGTGCCTTACTGGAAACTCACCGCTTCCGTTAGTCACACCGACCTCACGATTCGAGCCAATTCGCAAGAGCAGTACGACAATGAAGCGGACGCCCAGAGCATGCTCGCACAGCTTCGCACTCACGGCTCGCTTACGGTCACTAAGGTCACAAGAAAGGTGACGGAAACTCCACCACCACTCTTGTACGACCTGACCGCACTCCAAAAGGAAGCCAATAGTCGCCACGGTTTCTCTGCCGATAAGACTTTGTCTATTGCACAGAGCCTCTACGAGAAGAAAGTAACCACCTACCCACGCACAGGTAGTAGGTACATCTCCGAGGACATCTTTGAAGAAGTGCCCAAGCTCATCACCAAGGTACGGAAGCAGACCATTCCCACCAATCTCAATCGCCAATCTGTGGACGACAGCAAGGTGACTGACCACCACGCTATCATCCCGACTGGCGAGGAGTATCCGATGCTCTCCGCTGATGAGCAAACCATCTACACGATGATTGCCCATCGCTTTGTCGAGGCATTCCTGCCACCCTCCCAGGAGGAGCGTATGCAGGTAGAGATGACAGATGGTACGCATCACTTCGTCTGGAAAGGTCAGCGACCTGTCTCCCTTGGTTGGAAGGTTGTTCAAGACAAGTCCAACAATGAAAGAAAAGAGGGTGAAGAGGAGGAGCTTGAGAAGCTCCCAACCATCTTGGAGGGGGAAACCCTACCATTGCAAAGTGCCGAACTCCTGAAACAATCTACCAAGCCAAAACCACTCTATACTGAGGCAACCCTGCTCTCAGCTATGGAACACGCTGGCAAAGAGGTGGGGGATACCGAGAGTAAGAAAGCGTTGGCAGAGTGCGGTATCGGCACTCCAGCAACAAGAGCTAATATCATTGAGACACTTATCCTCAGAGACTATGTTCGTAGAGAAAAGAAGTCACTTGTACCTACTGATAAGGGGCTTGTAGTCTATGAGATTGTCAAGGAGATGAAGATTGCCAATGCCGAGATGACAGGCAATTGGGAGTTGTCTCTTACAGCAATTGAAGCTGGAGCTTTAGAGATAGGTGAGTTTGAGAAGGGCATTAAGGAGTACACTCGCCAAATCTGCACTGAATTATTGGCACTGACAGCTCCGACTAAGCAGTACCCAACTTATAAGTGTCCTAAGTGTGGTAAGGAGAGCTTCGCCATCTACAATAAGGTGGCAAAGTGCAAAGACGACACTTGTGGCTTCAAAGTATTCCGACAGCTGTGTGGCACATTCCTCTCTGACAGCAATATCCAAGACCTTATCACCAAGGGCAAGACTCCCATCCTCAAAGGGATGACCAGTAAGGCAGGTAAGAAGTTCAATGCCCGATTGGTGCTAAGGGAGGATTTTACCACTGCTTTTGAATTTGAGGCAAGAGACAAGAAAAGTAAGAAATAG